The following coding sequences are from one Pseudomonas mendocina window:
- a CDS encoding cbb3-type cytochrome c oxidase subunit 3: MPAEAWWMIALAVFFLGVQLSLGRGSQRDLDEATMLPFADDPEVARRVERDTGRSTRGCACPGTCSGDCEHQGRQEF, translated from the coding sequence ATGCCAGCTGAAGCCTGGTGGATGATCGCCCTGGCGGTGTTCTTCCTCGGCGTGCAACTGAGCCTCGGCCGTGGCAGCCAGCGTGACCTCGACGAGGCCACCATGCTGCCATTCGCCGACGATCCCGAAGTGGCCCGGCGGGTCGAACGCGATACCGGGCGCAGCACTCGCGGCTGCGCCTGCCCCGGCACCTGCAGCGGAGACTGCGAGCATCAGGGGCGGCAGGAGTTCTGA
- a CDS encoding TIGR04211 family SH3 domain-containing protein — protein MFLSRHAPFQPRILGACLLLGGLLGGAQPALAEEPASNQRWVSDSLNTYVRSGPTDGYRIVGTLVSGEKVELLRTQGDYSQVRSASGSTVWIPSRDLQSVPGQAERLPQLEQKVADLTAELKGIDDAWKARVQGMQETLDTRKNLIDELQAARGALDAELTTTRSQLRDAQAQLGEEQQQVLMRYMAYGGSIAGAGLLLGLILPTMLRVKRKRSDQWV, from the coding sequence ATGTTTTTATCTCGTCATGCTCCATTCCAACCCCGCATTCTCGGTGCCTGCCTGCTGCTTGGCGGCCTGCTCGGCGGCGCTCAGCCAGCGCTGGCCGAAGAGCCCGCCAGTAACCAGCGTTGGGTCAGCGACAGCCTCAATACCTATGTGCGCAGTGGCCCCACCGACGGCTACCGTATCGTCGGCACCCTGGTTTCCGGGGAGAAAGTGGAGCTGTTGCGCACCCAGGGCGACTACAGCCAGGTACGCAGCGCCAGTGGCAGCACGGTGTGGATTCCCAGCCGCGACCTGCAGTCGGTGCCCGGCCAGGCCGAGCGCCTGCCGCAACTGGAACAGAAAGTCGCCGATCTCACCGCCGAGTTGAAAGGCATCGACGATGCCTGGAAGGCTCGCGTGCAAGGCATGCAGGAAACCCTGGACACGCGCAAGAACCTGATCGACGAGCTGCAGGCCGCGCGCGGTGCGCTGGACGCCGAGCTGACCACCACCCGTTCGCAACTGCGCGATGCCCAGGCGCAATTGGGTGAGGAACAGCAGCAGGTGCTGATGCGCTACATGGCCTATGGCGGCAGTATCGCCGGCGCTGGGCTGCTGCTTGGCCTGATCCTGCCGACCATGCTGCGGGTCAAGCGCAAGCGCAGCGACCAGTGGGTCTGA